The following coding sequences lie in one Chelatococcus sp. YT9 genomic window:
- a CDS encoding tripartite tricarboxylate transporter substrate binding protein, with protein sequence MIQSTTRRLALTFICLTPMLSALPALAQSYPQRPIRLIVPFPAGGATDLMGRVLAKAVETRLGRPLIVENKPGAGTMTGLNELAGARPDGYTIGMVTSTMVLQPLYGGSRHDYPTTLQPIAQITVTPPVLVTGAETPWKTAKDLIEDAKAHPKKIKYGITGFGNSSHIGPTLLARAAGIEIEPVSFDGGGVLLTALLGGHIAVSAGSTVDYKSHIEAGKLRALLSFGPERSKDPLYKDVPTAKELGYDAEIVSWTGVAAPKGLPSDIANTLGDAFKDAMADGEVRDALHKLGSEPIHLDAAGFGARWASETAKLRVVLTETGILELVKSQRR encoded by the coding sequence ATGATCCAATCAACGACCCGTCGCCTTGCGCTGACCTTCATCTGCCTGACCCCGATGCTCAGTGCGCTTCCCGCTTTGGCCCAGAGCTATCCACAGCGCCCGATCCGACTGATTGTTCCATTTCCGGCGGGTGGTGCGACCGACCTGATGGGGCGTGTCTTGGCCAAGGCCGTGGAAACGCGTCTTGGCAGACCCCTGATCGTCGAAAACAAGCCCGGTGCCGGAACAATGACCGGCTTGAATGAGCTCGCTGGCGCTCGTCCGGACGGGTACACCATAGGGATGGTTACGAGCACCATGGTGTTGCAGCCGCTTTATGGCGGTTCTCGCCATGACTATCCCACAACCCTCCAACCAATCGCTCAGATTACGGTTACGCCCCCCGTCCTCGTGACCGGCGCGGAAACGCCCTGGAAGACAGCTAAAGACCTGATCGAGGATGCGAAGGCGCACCCCAAAAAGATCAAATACGGCATCACTGGCTTTGGAAACTCGTCTCACATCGGACCCACCTTGTTGGCGCGCGCCGCCGGCATTGAGATCGAGCCTGTATCGTTTGACGGTGGTGGCGTGCTTCTCACGGCGTTGCTTGGCGGACACATTGCCGTCTCAGCAGGAAGTACGGTGGATTATAAATCCCACATCGAAGCCGGCAAGCTCCGTGCCCTTCTCAGCTTCGGGCCGGAGAGGAGCAAAGATCCCCTTTACAAGGACGTGCCGACCGCGAAGGAGCTCGGATACGATGCCGAGATCGTGTCATGGACTGGTGTCGCTGCTCCCAAGGGGCTGCCATCGGATATTGCGAACACACTTGGCGACGCCTTCAAGGACGCGATGGCGGACGGTGAGGTCAGGGATGCTCTGCATAAGCTTGGATCTGAGCCGATCCACCTCGATGCGGCAGGATTTGGTGCGCGCTGGGCGTCTGAAACAGCGAAGTTGCGGGTGGTGTTGACAGAGACGGGAATTCTCGAGCTGGTTAAAAGTCAGCGGCGATAA
- a CDS encoding DUF4336 domain-containing protein encodes MSVEVTYPPLDTLKPAAEDIWIVDSGPLRVAGLIPLPVRMTVIRLAGGSLLLHSPTRFEAALKRQMDEIGPITHIVAPNSAHWSFVKEWQHQVPDAITWAAPGLRERRQVQKSGVRLDHDLRHTNADRWPTGLEQIHVPGIGGFCEVCLFHRRSSTLILTDLVQNFEPAKLPLTLRPIAALAGITAPDGRAPVYLRAIVRAKGEAAKAAARHMLALKPDRVIFTHGRWFESDAAARLERSLRWLTQ; translated from the coding sequence ATGAGCGTCGAGGTCACCTATCCTCCGCTCGACACGCTGAAGCCGGCGGCAGAGGATATCTGGATTGTCGACAGCGGGCCGTTGCGTGTCGCGGGTCTCATCCCGCTGCCGGTGCGGATGACGGTAATCCGGCTCGCTGGAGGCAGCTTGCTGTTGCATTCGCCGACGCGCTTTGAGGCGGCGCTGAAACGGCAAATGGATGAGATTGGACCGATCACCCACATCGTCGCGCCAAACAGCGCCCATTGGAGCTTCGTGAAGGAGTGGCAGCATCAGGTGCCCGATGCGATCACATGGGCAGCACCTGGGCTGCGCGAACGCAGACAGGTCCAGAAGTCCGGCGTCCGCCTTGACCATGACCTCCGCCATACGAACGCCGATCGCTGGCCGACCGGGCTGGAGCAGATCCACGTGCCAGGAATCGGTGGTTTCTGTGAAGTCTGCTTATTCCATCGCCGGAGCAGCACACTTATCCTGACTGATCTTGTGCAGAACTTCGAACCGGCGAAGCTGCCCCTGACGCTACGGCCTATCGCGGCTTTGGCCGGGATCACGGCACCCGACGGCCGCGCGCCCGTTTATCTCAGGGCGATCGTCAGGGCAAAAGGCGAGGCGGCTAAGGCTGCCGCTAGACACATGCTGGCGCTGAAGCCCGACCGCGTCATCTTCACACACGGCCGCTGGTTCGAGAGCGATGCTGCCGCACGGCTCGAACGCTCCTTGCGCTGGCTGACGCAATGA